From the genome of Rathayibacter sp. VKM Ac-2804:
GACCTGGACGAGGCAGACCGTGAGCATCGTCATGCCGGTGGCCCAGATGAAGTCGGTGTCGCCCTGGCCGATGCCCTGGTCGATGATCTCGGCGTTGAGGCTCGGCAGGTAGAGCGCCGCGAGGGTCGCGATCAGCTGGAGCACCACGACCGCCGCGATCGACCGGGAGTAGGGCTTCGCGTACGAGGACGCGAGACGGAGCAGGATCATGGGTCCTCCGGTCGGGGCGGGGCGGGAGAGGGCGGCCGGGACCGCGAGGGGCGGGATCGGCCGAGCACGGGGACGGCGGGAGCTTCGGGGCTCGGGCCGAGCGGCGCGGAGGAGCGGCCGCTGCAGGGACGGCGCAAGACAACCATCGACCACCGACAGCGGTTCCGCAATCGGCCGACAGGAGGAGACCGCGCCCCCTCCGACCCCGTGCGGGGATCCTGTCGGCGGCGGCTCCTAGACTTCCGGAATGCGCATCGCCACCTGGAACGTGAACTCCATCCGGGCCCGCACCGGCCGCGTCGTCGACTGGCTCGTGCGCGAGGACGTCGACGTGCTCGCCATGCAGGAGCTCAAGTGCAAGCCCGAGCAGTTCCCGCACGAGGCCTTCGCCGAGGCGGGCTACCACGTCGAGATGGTCGGCCTCAGCCAGTGGAACGGCGTCGGCATCGCCTCCCGCCTGCCGATGGAGGACGTCCAGGTCGGCTTCCCCGGCATGCCCGGCTTCGCCAAGGAGCCCGCGGCCGACGGAACCCTCCCGCTCGAGGCCCGCGCGATCGGCGCGACGGTCGACGGCGTGCGCGTCTGGAGCCTCTACGTGCCCAACGGCCGCGCGGTCGGCGACCCGCACTGGCACTACAAGCTCGAGTGGTTCGCCGCCCTCGAGGCGAGCACCCGCGCCTGGCTCGCGGCCGAGCCCGACCTGCCGCTCGCGCTGGTCGGCGATTGGAACGTCGCTCCGCTCGACAGCG
Proteins encoded in this window:
- a CDS encoding exodeoxyribonuclease III — its product is MRIATWNVNSIRARTGRVVDWLVREDVDVLAMQELKCKPEQFPHEAFAEAGYHVEMVGLSQWNGVGIASRLPMEDVQVGFPGMPGFAKEPAADGTLPLEARAIGATVDGVRVWSLYVPNGRAVGDPHWHYKLEWFAALEASTRAWLAAEPDLPLALVGDWNVAPLDSDVGDPTLGPGSTHVSPEERTAFEAFTAAGLHDVVRPLVPEGYTYWDYKQLRFPRNEGLRIDFVLGSRAFGDLVTGAAIHRNERKGDAPSDHVPVVVDLDLDTSLDDDRPMIF